Genomic DNA from Mycolicibacterium helvum:
TGACAATCCGATGTTCCGACCACCGGACTTCCGTCATCACGCCGCCGACGACGAATCCAATGTCGACATGATCGAGCGCGCCGTCGCCGAATTGGTGGCCCGCCACGGGGCCGACGTGCTGGGCGAGGTCGACGTCCTGCTCACACACTCTCAACTGCCCGATCTGCCCATCCTCGGGGCAGGCGGCGAGGTCGCCAAGCGCTTGGGGATCAGTCCCGAGTGGATCATCGACGTGCATAACGGCGGCTGCGCGGCGTTCGTGTTGATGCTCAAACTGGCTCGCCAGCTACTGGTCAGCGGCGCCGGTCGCACCGCGCTGATCGCCGTCGCGCAGAACGCCGCAGGCAAGATCTTCGAACAAGACCAGGTCCGCAAGCTGGCCCAGGCGTCGGTCCCCGGCGACGGCGCAGCCGTTGGATTGGTCACGCTCTCGGACAACTCGCCGGTGCTCGACATCGAATGCCGCTACTTCGGCGAGAACGCCACCGACATGACCCTGGCGGCCGATCCAGCGCGGCGGTGGTGGGAGGCCGGCCCGGGACAGGGCTACGTGGGGTTCAACGAGGGCAAGATCATCAAGGTGCTCGCCCGCGGTAACCGGCAGGTGCCCCAGGTGGTGCGTGCGGTGTGCGACCGCATCGGAGTGAAGCCGGGCGACCTCGACCTGCTGGTCACCAACCAGCCCAACCGGTTGCTGCTGCGCAACTGGAAT
This window encodes:
- a CDS encoding 3-oxoacyl-ACP synthase III family protein — protein: MSPAQPAVSLIDVATYLPENRVPAQWYTQFGDNDDLRDNPMFRPPDFRHHAADDESNVDMIERAVAELVARHGADVLGEVDVLLTHSQLPDLPILGAGGEVAKRLGISPEWIIDVHNGGCAAFVLMLKLARQLLVSGAGRTALIAVAQNAAGKIFEQDQVRKLAQASVPGDGAAVGLVTLSDNSPVLDIECRYFGENATDMTLAADPARRWWEAGPGQGYVGFNEGKIIKVLARGNRQVPQVVRAVCDRIGVKPGDLDLLVTNQPNRLLLRNWNEALGISPERHRDTFHECGNLFAVAIPVNFEAAIRDGQIGAGDIVMMAGFAHAGDFAGAAAIHWGGTRK